The Solanum lycopersicum chromosome 8, SLM_r2.1 DNA segment TCTCAAGTGGTACTGGTCAAAGTGTTGTAGATTTTTTAGCTCGTCAATTTGTTAAGATAAAACATACAACTGCTCATGAATCAGTTGAATTAAGGTGAACCATATAATTTTAAGATATTACTCTTCCTCTTCTAAGTAATGTCAAAATGCAATCGTCTTTGCCATGTAAAAGTTATCTATtcattttttgttgataagCTAATTTATGCAGTTCTATTCAGCTTCATTTCTTGGTGATATGTATGAAGTGGTGGCACATGTCAGCAATCGCTATCCAGCGGCAAATTTATATGCAGTAGGTTGGTCTCTTGGAGCAAATATTCTTGTTCGCTACTTGGGACAGGTAACTCAATCAATTCACTTTGTGCTTATGGCTTATCAATGTTCCTCCTTCATTTGTCCTTGTATTGATCTACCTTGCATCTTCAGTTTGAGCTGTTCTAAAGAATGCTATGGTGAACTTGTtagcatatttaaattttagaactGTAATTGGGCTGAGTATTGATGATCTGGCTAACATCATACCGTTTCTTTAGAAAAGGTGAACTGAATGTTTGAGCTGTTTTAAGAATGCTATGGTGTACTTGAGGAAAAATATTTAGCTGCGTCACAATCTTCTTTTTCTCAACATTTCTTGTGCTTAGTATAACTGAATGTTTGTCAATAGAATTGAGTTTCATGAGCTATCAGATAATTAGACCATCTAGTAATGGTGTTCCATTTTTCGTATAAAGATCATGTATATTGGCCAGCGCGCACGCATCTTAACAATTTCACCGGATATCTTCTACTTCTCATTAGCACAAGCTCGGATAACTGAAAACCTAATCTCTATCACCAGGTTATTGAGATTATTCCGCCGTAGCCTGATTTAAGTCTACATAAAAGAGATTCAGTGTTGTTGCTTAAAAAACTAAACTAGAAGGGGATGTTACAGTAACATGTATTACCTTCTTTTATCCCAAGTAGATCCTTGAGACGTCTCGATAAACACTTATTgaactagaattttttttaatcatattgaaCATTATCTTTGGAGTCACTCTACAGATCTACAAAGGGAGTCAACAATAAATGTTGAATGGGTACTACGTGTTATCTTTTTTCTGGATCAAATTTGAACAGCTCTTTAAAGAAAATTGACTGCCAGTTGTTGTATTTGTCTTCAACAATATTGCCTATCAGTTgcattatttgtatttttaaagaCAATCTATAGGCAATGTAATAAAGTCGGAGTGGATGGAGCACTTGAATTCTTATACTGCTTTCTAATAACTTTTTTGTTTAATGATGCATCAATCGTCAATTTAACTAGAGTTAATAGAGGTGGGGGTGCTTGACTAATTGGTCACAAGTATATAGGCGTTCACTGtagttgttattttagtttgtgtTTACCTTACAATCCATTGGCCTGagttcattattttaatttatctactTGCTGGAGTCCATGTACTGCCCATCTCTCATATTTTATTGTTTCATTGCAGGAATCTCATTCTTGCCTTCTCTCAGGTGCTGTTTCCTTGTGCAATCCTTTCAATTTGGTCATTGCAGACGAAGATTTTCACAAGGGCTTTAACAATGTCTATGACAAAGCATTAGCAAATTCTCTTcgcaaaattttcaaaaagtaatttCATAAGtcagttttcctttttttctcagGATACATTTGACCTCTTTTAAACTAGATCTCTTGTTTATAGGCATGCTCTACTGTTTGAAGATATGGAAGGTGAATTTAATATATCATTAGCTGCCAATGCAAAAACTGTTAGAGAATTTGATGATGGACTGACACGAGGTATTTATTCTTGTATACATTAATACAAGAGATGTATATGATTGCATCTGAACTTACAGTAATTGCCTTCAATTTTGCAGTTTCATTTGGATTCAAGTCCGTGGATGATTACTATTCTAACTCAAGTAGCTCAGATTCCATTACAAATGTCTGTACACCTCTGCTTTGTATCCAAGTAAGTTTGTTTCATCCGTTTACCCTCCATTGTTCTTATCGTACTTTAGATTCATTTATAGATCTACAGTTCATGGTTAGGAGAGTTATAGTGTACACTTTTCTTGGATAAAACCTgaacatcatatcatataaaatcCCATGCAAGAAAGCTGAAACTTGAGAGAGGATAGATGTTTAACTTTGTGTTTTCTTTAGACAATACATATTTTAAGTTATCTGTTGTAGGATATTTTCCCATTTATGCAACTTGGTTAACTTACTATCAAATAGACGTCACACTTTTCATTTGAATAAATGAATTACTTCACTTGATAAAATGCGAAGGATTTTTATGAAATGTAATTGGGATCAGATTCTAGGAAAAGCAATGCAGCAACTATTACTCTTTCTCCAATATACTAGTGTAGAGAAttacattttttcatatttgagtCTCGGATCTTTATAAGAGATAGACAATTTGTCTAGAGTATTGCAATGACATAATAAAAAGTCTTATTGTGATTTAAAGGGAAATATTCCATCTCTTTGTGATTCTCctcaaaaaaagaaaggaggaaAAGCAAAAGAGAGGATGAAAGGGGAAAATAGAGAGCTAAAAGATATAGTAGTTTACTTATCAAAAAGGGATTATATTTGTTAAGATTCTGCAAGTGGTAACTAAGACAAAATGCAAAGTTAACTTACTCTTTTTATTTGTGGAGGCTGCAAATGATCCAATTGCTCCAGCTAGAGGAATCCCTCGTAAAGATATTGAGGTAGATACTATCTTCATTCTCAtagcctattttattttattgatattttctCATTGTTTGTTCATATGCAATTCTAccaaaatattcaattttactTTCTGAAAACTTACATCTCAAAGGAACAATTTTAAGGATTATGTTTCAAGTATGAAGAAAAAAGACATTGGCAAGTGGCAACAAAGTAAATTATGCTCAACTCCATTTCATTTTTATCTAGTAGATTAATAATATTGCATCTCAAATTGGATGTCTTCTTGACTTGGCATGTGTCTCAAGAGGagctaaaataaatatctttgGTGGTATATGGAAAGACAAGTAAGGATCCAGTAATGACTTATTGATTTACTTATGGAAAAGGATCAAtttgtttatgaaagagttaTTAGCCCTAATTTAATTTGTGTGCTTTAAAAAGTATACAAGAAGGCTATTCTCACACACCAAACATTAGTTTGAGAATAAAAGATGATAGGTGGATATTCTTGGAGGGAGCATCTTTAAGTGTAACTAGAAAGACTGACTAATGACTATGATCCtctaaattaatatgaaatactCTAATTTATGACCCCGTCAGTGGGATTACACGGGGTATGTTATTGTTGATAGTATCGTAGGGAGTGAAATTTTATTGATAGATGCCTGCAATAAGAAGATGCTGGCAAGAGGGGTTACAACCCATCAGTTGCAGTGCAACCTATTTTTAAGGATAATTacacttttttttccttaaaaagttTGACGAATCTTTTCCTTCTAGATAGTCTGCTAAATTGCTGTTGGAATTGACTTCCAAATGTACCTTTGCATTGTTCATTTGATCCCTAAGGTGTTAAAGAAGCCCTAGTACAAATTGTAATCAACACttgaaaataagttaatttggGTTTGATTCATTTATCAAGTGGTTTCACATAAATTGGACGAAGTGTATTGTATCTTAGTGCATTAAGCTAGTTGGCATTAAAGAAGCTATCACATGCTAGTTGAGACTTGAGACCAGTCTAGGAGAATCAACTCAGGGGCAGAATCTACAGTATAAACGTTGAGCAGGTTCAACTGAATAAGTAGCTTCAGTTGAGATCCCAATAAATACGTGTTAAAAAACATTAGATAGGGACAAATAATATGTTCTGAagcaaaaaatcaaatgaactATGGGTTCAGAAGATACAAACCCATAAAGTTCAAATCCTGAATCTGACTCTTGTTCAATTGTATGAGTGCCTACACAATGTATTAAGTTTGTTCTTGAAGACATACATTGCAGCTAATCTTTGTGTTGTTCCCTCAGGAGAACTCAAACTGTATGTTGATTGTAACCCCTAAAGGAGGCCATCTTGGTTGGGTGGCAGGTCCTGATGCACCACGGGGATGCCCATGGACTGATCCACATGTGATGGACTTCTTGGAGTATATAGAACATGATAAATCTACTTCAGCTGCATGTGCTAGCAATCAGGAGACTATGAACAACGGTGTTACTGAACGATTCCAGCACCTTGAGGTATAGCAACAAGGTGTCGaattcaaatatttcatcaTGTTGTTATAGGCACATATCAAGCACTGGCTGACGAGACAGTAATGTATgtatcatatatcatcaaatTTTGGCGACTTCTTGGTATTCATGCGTTGCAACATGGAGCCTATTCTTTGATTATCCACCACCATCCAATAATTATATAAACCATAGTGTTTGGTGAAGCTAGTCAAGAACAATCCATTAAGGAAATTTTCTATTTAGAAGTTACAATTCTATGCTCCTCATTGAAGATGGAGTTTACAGAAGTTAGAGACTGACACCTTATTTGGATGGGCATTGGATTGttagtttaaataaatataatgcttttttttattgttacttaAACTTTATTGCATTGCATTGTTTAAATTCAACTTAGATAATAACAAAAAGACCGATTTCATGTAATGACTGATTTAATGTGATTGCATTGTGATCTTAATATTTcatctcattttatatttatttattatttaaaaattatatttcatcttttatCATACTTTTTCGCAGTAACTCTACCCATATCCTTCTTTTTTGGTACATTTATCATTCAAAATATGGATGGTTGACATGATATAACTAACAATGGATGATGATGTAAttttccccccttttttttaTGTACTAGGACGTCTAAATATATTGAGCTCATTTATTTGAGTACTCTTTTGTTGTTAGCTGTAAAGTATGCATAAACAtatgagaaataaaaatgacGCTTCGGTTTTAAACAAGTTAGAAATAGTTAGGTGAACAACACTATCAACTTACTAGATCCCTTGCCGGTTAACAACTTTGTTTTGTCCTTCCTAGTTTGTGTACatgaattacaaataaaaatgagcGGAAATTGTATATAGTGTTATAGTCATTAATTCTCCTGAAAGAATGTGACGAAACAAACAAAAGGCTCCATAGGAGCATTTGTCGCAACAAAAACTATAGTTAGGAGCTATGCAACACAGATCACTGCCTACGTCGAGAAAATGAGCGGAGTTAAGAGTAAGCAACTATTTATGTTGACATGAGCATTCAGGAGCACTGATCACAATTAAATTCGACCAAATATTATATtaccccccccacccccaccccccaccccccatttttttttatgcCCTTTTGTTTTAAATCTGATTCATTGGAGTTGCACAATTTAGTGACCGATCTATGGCTTAGATAGACAATCAACAAAAATGGTACGtgatatctttttttaatttcatgacCCTAATATTTGGATTAGGTTAAAAATCGACCGATCTCAAACCTAAATCTTATTAAACTTGTCTTGAGGTCAATTTTGGCACAAACGTGGGAGTTGCAAACTTGGACTTCAGTTCTTCTAAATATACTTAACTTAATCGGTGATAAACTATACTTAAGTTCTAATTCTCTCTTATGTATCAATTTGGATTACTTAAAATAGgcttattttgaattttaaatctaTACATTATTTGGAGTAACAATTAATGTTTGATTAAACtgtttaaaagtttaaataagtATTTTGATAAGACATCTACTCTTCTCTTAAAGCTTATGCTACTCtcccaaaataattatttttaacccAACGtctcactttttaaaaattgagcACTTTTAGCTAGAAATTTTGGCCAAACAAGCTATGATTTACCccctcaaaaaattaaaatatttctctttATATCAAAAGCTAAATAAAGAAgagtaaacaaaaaaaaaaaaactatttaaatcATTGTCGGAATATCATTATCTCTTGTTGCAGAGTTAGTAATTTGAGTATGTAAATGGTAGTGAAGCCAAAAGTTAATGCAAGTGAAAGGTTGACAATGTTTGTCCTCTTTTGGTTGAAGCGTTGGAGGGAATTGACTCTTGGAAAAGAATCATAAACATTTATTCATCAAAACTTTTACTAGaatcttttgttttttaatatcaattcataatattttttgttaatataagGACAAATGAATGTGTTGTGTTTACCAAATCAAAGACATTTTATAATGTTGGGacttaaaaaacttttttatctTAGATTTTTCTCGTTTGTTACATAATGCAAAAGaatcttttatctttctctttctatctcccaactttgtaataatttaatttaattgttataatATGTGATTTCTTGGGTAGTGAAAAAGCATGCATCAAAAAGGACTCCACCTTTTTCTCTACTTTCCCAACTACTCCCATGCACCTTTTATTCCCTGAATGATTAAAAACGTCCAAAATTAATCAGTTTTTTAATTTGTACTAAATTGTAACAAAGCACTCAAATGTTGATTTTCGTGTTTTTAACTAACACAACTTTCTAACTCATCAAATACAACTTGGAAACAAAGCAAGACAGAGGAAGTATAGACAATGTCAGTGAGATTTTTCCatacaaattcatattcaatcggctaattaattatttcattttttagtctgcatttgaaataattcaaatttgtattCGTTTGGCATATAAAACTAGTTGTATCGATATTTCTTTCgttcatttttaattgttatgtttttttttctggagtcaacaaaaacatctttaaataaatattatacgatatattttttcatcatactaatatgaaaaaatattacactttatatataGTCTTCTcgtatagtttttaaatatatattttttattttaaaatatcaaattaatataatctaatataattttaaaaattaattaaattaacttttaaagaacagtatataacaattaaaaatagcGGGAGAATTATGAAACATGAGATCTAGTGGCTAGCTGTGATGCAATTTGCAAAGAATAGATGCAAATTTGAAGGCAGAGTTTGTGTATAATACGAGTTGGTAGGTCACACCCAAGGAGGAAATGGATGAATACTAGTATTTTAGGAGACATGAAGTCAAAAAGTAGTATTGTCAATTCATGATTTCCATGTATGTAGTAATTAatgagtgtgtgtatatatatatacccacTACTATACTGCTAAAACTAAATTGCAAAGTATTAATTGCTGCAAGGTATAGTGAAAATCAGTGCAGCACCTCGAgtcaatgaagaaaaaaacacaaattctATTCAAACcgtgaaaaaaagaaaaagtaatttaatgttttttctcaCTTTTACTACTAGGGACAAAccctacttttaaaaaaaaaaaaaactcaaataaaaaattgtcgACCCTCTTATCTTTGATCAgttcttctttgaaaaattttTCAGTATCAAGTCAAGTCACATGTACGACGGGATAATAGTTTATGATTTACTCTTAATGTCAAACACATCTTTTCAGAATTTTTTCTACATTTCAGATAGCATtagaatataaaacaattttgtTACTATATTATTTGAAACTTTTTCGGTTTTGGTTTACAAATAACAATGTTGTTGGCCATATCGATATCGATATTATGTACAGCGATAAGAGGGAAAATGGACCACATTAACATTACACCTTGTAGGTAGGGAGGAAAGCTGGCAATGTTGTTGAAAAATTTGGATTTGAATTGAATAGAGAACAAAAGGTGCTTAGCCTTGTGAACAACAAAAGTCTCCTTTATTTCATGCAAacaaaattttagtaatttaagCAGAAACATGAAAAAAAGGCTAGATGTtgcactattttttttcttaaaagttgaTTGATTTTGCCCCTTTTTAACTTTTCAAGTTTGACTCCTGGAAAAAACTTACACTAAAAAATGAATAGATTAACACTATTCAAACGGatcaatcatcatcattaatctATAATTTGTTTACAAATCCACGCTTAGATATCTCTTTGATTATTAAACAAGGAGATTAATTGGGTTGTTTTATGAGGAAGTTAACCCGGAATACCAAAATAAAGAAGGGTTGAAAGTGTCTTTTCACAAAAATGAGGCTGACCAAGTCTGTCCTAAGCTTAGAAAATGAAGTTACACACTGAACGAGGGTCCCTTTTTTCATGTCACcacatttattgttttttgtttttctcttaattatataaacttttctacattttatcactataaattaattatcaattcataatagctcataaataacaaaattgttATATCCATCTTTttgttatcatttttatttttagagttaaattataataattttaattattattttaagatacattttttttatcatattaatatgtaaaaaattataatttataattttttaatatttaaatttttttatttaaaatatcaatttaacgtaatctaatttaacttaaaaaattaaaagttaactTTCAAAAAACGCAACATGACAAGTAATTGGATTCATGTACGACTAACTCCATTGATTGTATTGGCAAGGTTCTATAGGAAAtagaataaataatgaaaaaaatcccTCTCCAATAATAGAATTTGAAGACTTTTTGTTATGCAAGTTTGTCATTACTCTCCTTtttacataataattaaaatgacttaaaacttaaatttttaatctcGTTCGAAATAAAAACTTCTTACCATGGTGAAGGAATCCATCAACTTACATTCCGTAATGTAAGGTAAGAGTAAACAAAGACTTTAAAATGCAAAAATCCATTACATTATCGGTTCATATAATGTATAATACACAAGAACATATAACCCTACACAAATGTTTATTTGTCATACTACGTACGTAAAAGATTCCTTTTTCAATTTTACTTGGACAAAATCCTTAAAATTGGCCCAGATGCTGGTTCTCAAGTTTTCtcgttcaaaatattatttcaccCTATTTATGCTATTAAATACTATATGTTACATCTCGTGATATAcgttttacttattatttttatcattaattctTTTCTTCTCCTGATATTTCTATATCCTAAGATGATTCATTATTCTTTGTccagattttattttatttatttttaatctttccCCCTTTTTTAGCTGACTTTCTGGGTATGATTTTGAGAAAAGCTTACATGATGATTATATTAGgtcatgtattgataattgtCCCCCtttctacttttttattttttttatggtatCCTCTCACTGtctactttttttctttgacaatATTACACCCAAAAAGTTAATTTACGACGTACGTAACAAAATCAACAGAATTATTTCGTCCTTTATAAAAAAGCAAGTTGTCAATAGCGCTTATCAAATAGATAGATTAATCCAATAATGTAAAATAACATGGTAGGTACAAGTTGTCATAATAATTAACTTGAGAAACATTCAAATATGCTAAAATAGACTGTGATTCAACTGTTTTATGGTCAACTTTACAATGTGTTACGCTTTGATAAGTGCTAAGGTTCTAAACATTATATTTGACATCCACCCATTAATGTAAAGTTTAATTTGGACTTAGAATACTCAATGTCTTTTGAATGGTACCAAAATTTTGTAAGTAAAATATTCTGATCTTTTGTGAATACATCTTAATACCATGGTCAATGTACGGAAGGATCCATATGATAGTATTGACATGCGGTTCTAATATCATTCAACATTTAGATCATtgaattcttttaatttaaagtaATAGGTATTGCGATTGTTTATACACTTTTGTTTCTACACTCTACATGTGGAATTATATATTGTTgtttcattaatgattttattgagTTGAATGAAgttgtgtatatataaatagGTTAAAGTCAAGGGGAGAGATGGTGACACATGAAGAGAGGGAGGGAGTGTATTGGTATAGTATGTGTGATGTTGTGGGGGGTCAATCACAAAATAGTAGGGTCAAGGCCCATAGTGTCTGTTGGTTTGCTTTTATGACTTTGTTTGTCCTCTTTCTTTGTCCATCCTTTATTTATTATCTATCTATCCCCCACTCCCACttgttcattcattcattctcaATAGGGATCCCTCTTCTCTTGTAcattgttttcttaatttcttctcCATCCCATAGATCATATGGAGGAAGTTCTCTCAGTTGAGGGGAATGTTGTCTGGCTCGAGGTCACCAATTAGATCCATAATCCCTATATATACCAtgcttttcaaaaaaaagatttataatATGAAAAGGGGTTATGAATCATGTGTTAGTGTTGTCGGACCAGGCTTCATTCCCCCCAATTGTTACTCCTCTAGCTAGGGGAAAAGGGTTCATTTGATAAAAATAGTTACATCCATCACTATGTAACTTTAGTGACAAAAGCTAATATTTGGTGTAGTTTTAGTTTTGTATTTTGTAGGTTGTGGGATACGGTCATTATTAGGTAAAAAATGTTGTTGGTGGACAAGAGCAGATTGGTGTAATGATGAAGATATTTGACTCATTTCCTGCCAAGGTAAAGCAGAATGAGTTTATGCTTGTGTCAGTTTTGAATTAGTATTGCATATCATTAGCTTCTTTTTTCTCATCATTTCTTCTTGAACCTCTTCTGTCTCTTTCCTCATTATTTCTTCATACTTCCCCACATGCATGTCATATAATATTTCCATTCCTTTCATAAACTCGAAACATTTTCTCATATATTAAGACATACTTTACTTCAACGCTCAAGtgcttaaaatattaatttctcatgttatgttatgtgttagATCTAGCTACCACAATTATTTTGATAGAACGGTAGAAATAATATCTTGACAAACAACATTATCATATAAAGATTTTGACTATATGTATTCCTTCATATATTATGTGATTTCTTGTTTCCTTTTTCTCTCATGTATATCTGTTTTTATTGATGACAGGCAGGCATATGGAAATAATGTATATCCTAACTTGTATTGTGTACAAGATCTTGTGACATCATCATCCACAGATATCTCTTCACATGAATAAGAGGTCATTCCTCATTTTGGGTTAAAACTATAGAAAAAGTGTGAAAGAATATGATTCATTCTAAGCTTTTGTAAAGTTCTTTTCAAAGAAGATCTATTCTTTACCAGTGTTATAATTTAAGTTTGCATAAATTGTTTAAGTTCTAGATGATATGACAAGTTACTATAACATGTAAAAAGTCACATGATATATAGTGTAATTACTTTTACTCGGTTATCAATTATCCTGAATATATTTTGATGTGAAATGAAGATGGTATAAATTACATAATGGATGCAACATTGCATATGCACTTTGGAAATTGAAGCTGAATCCTGTCGTCCCTTGGCTCTATTACATTCTTGTAAACTGCTCCTTTTCTTTGATGGGAT contains these protein-coding regions:
- the LOC101263340 gene encoding embryogenesis-associated protein EMB8, with product MARASIGSATPISSSFHRLKKLSNSSPPLHVTFRRHLNTSCATTMSDGKAPHPSLQVTGGARHKFLSAFKSLHNPYNPYPIVSGNRHIETIFAAFFRDVPDLRLRRECLRTKDDGSIALDWVSGDDRSLPPDSPLLILLPGLTGGSDDSYVRHMLLRARSRGWRVVVFNSRGCGDSPVTTPQFYSASFLGDMYEVVAHVSNRYPAANLYAVGWSLGANILVRYLGQESHSCLLSGAVSLCNPFNLVIADEDFHKGFNNVYDKALANSLRKIFKKHALLFEDMEGEFNISLAANAKTVREFDDGLTRVSFGFKSVDDYYSNSSSSDSITNVCTPLLCIQAANDPIAPARGIPRKDIEENSNCMLIVTPKGGHLGWVAGPDAPRGCPWTDPHVMDFLEYIEHDKSTSAACASNQETMNNGVTERFQHLEV